Within the bacterium genome, the region TCGAGCCTCGTCACTTTGTGGCACAACTCTTACTTCAACTCGTCTATTTATCCTGCGATTTTCAGGCGATGTGTTGGGCACGAGAGGGTCGTCCTCACCATGCCCCACGACCTCGAACTTAAGCGGCGTTCGCGACTTTCTCATAAGGTAATTCGCCACGACTTTCGCTCTCCTTATGGAAAGGTCAAGATTATATCTTGAGTTGCCTATGTCGCAGGTGTATCCCTCAACGACGACCTTTATTGGCTTATTGGTTTTCGGCAAAAGAGCTATGAAAGAGTCGAGCACAGCTTTGCCTACCCTCAAAAGGCGGGCATTGTTAGGATATAAAAAGGGAACTCTAAATCCCTCGATAAGCTCGTGTGGTATAGGCACATCATCTCTTTTTGCTACAATAACAGGTTTTGGCTTCGGCGTTCCGGGAGCCTTGTATTGAGCTATTCTCTTTTTCGCGCCCCAGCGAAGCACGACATGATGAACTGAGCCGTCAGTATCGGACACGGCGGGAGTATACACAATCGTCCAGCCGCCAACGAGAACATCGCAAAGTGAATACGGGTCATCGCTGTGAAGGAAGAAGCCATCCATCTGGCGGGTTATATCCGCAAGGACAGGGTTTACCTCGCCGCCTATCTGAAGTATAGTCATTGGTATTTCTCTAAGTTTTGCGGCCCATAGTGCATCGTCGAGCCTGAATCCAGCGTCTGCGCTCGCATCGGATACGACGACTATCGCTCCAAGCTTGCCGGGTATGCTATCAAGCGCAAGAAAAATGCCCTGCGCAAGCGATGAACCGTTAGGTTTCGGGGCTGGAAGTTTGCTCAGGTCAATACTTTTTAGTTTATCCCCGCTCGTCGGTGGTAAAGCCCAAACTGCTTTCTTCCCGAACCTTACTATGCCTATTTTTAGCCTTGGGAAAGCTTCTGCTACCGACTTTATAATGCTGTCCGCCACGCCTATCAGAGCTTGCATGCTCCCGCTGTAGTCCTCAACAAAAACGAGAACGCCAACGGTATCTTTTATAGCTCTTACCGCGGTAAAGTCGAGCTCATCGGATTCATCGTTAACTGTTTCGATAAGTACGGCTTTGTTGGGGTCGAAGTCCTCAGCGCAGAAGTAAAGAGTAACATTTTCGGGAAAACCCCGAGAGTCAACTTTAACGCTGTGCTCAACGATCTCGACAGGTCTGAATATGAACAACTCTTTCTTACCAGCGCACCCGTAAAAAAGCAGAAACAGAAAGGCTACAAAAACGAAAACTATTTTCCACCTAAAAATCATTTATATAAAAAACCATCATCTGCACATAAAATAAAGCAAAATTTAATTGGCAAAATACTACAGAGTCAATAATTAAGGGTTTGACTAAAATTTCGCTCCTAATTTCATCGAAATTGCTTTTACACTATAGCTTCGTAAAGCCTCAATATTTGGATTATGCTCACTTGTCGCTTTCCTGAGGCGCAATTTGCCGCCAAGTTCTAACCACCACTTTGGGGTCAGATAAAACCTTGCTGACCCGCTTAGATAAAGAAACCTGTCCACTCTGCCAAGATGCAAGGGATCAAGCCAGTAGGGTTTCTGCGATGTGTAGATTCTGAATCTGGCATCCGCCGTAAGAGAAAGTTCAACATTTCTCTCAAAAGCGTTAAACCTCCTGCTCAAAGAAAACACGAACCTATCCTGTTCGTAGGAGATGTCGCTTTCGTCCGATGTTAGAACATTCTCTCCCGATTGGTCGTATCCTCGCGCAATGCTCTTTTTGAAGTAATATTTTGTGCTTATGTCGATAGCTCCACGCCAAGTCAGCTCGCCCCCCAACCTGTATTGTCTCGAATCATACTCTGGAAAATAATCGTTGTAACGCAGGAATGCATAATAGATGATGACCCCAGCGTACATACCCCTAATGAGTCTTCTTCTTAGGTATAGTGAACCTGACATTCGCATGTATTCTGCCCATTGGTAGGAATCGCTTTCCGGGTCGTAATATGCTCTGGAACAGTAATACGGCACAAATCCAAAGGTGATTCTTGCATAATTTTTTCTTGAACGCGCCCTCAGGGAAACCGAACCCGAAAGGTAATTAAGCTCGCCGTTTATAGCGTGGAAAACATAGGTTCCGCTCAAAAAAACTGCCATTTTAAAGTTGCGGAATCTGCCCAGCTTTATTTGATGGTTTATCCCGAGACGGAATCTGTTGTCATCAAGGGAGCCAAGAAGGTAACTTCTTTCACGACGCAGAAACATTGACCTCTCGGAGTCCGAAAGCGCGCAAACATTGTCGATGTATTGCATCTCGAGGCTTATCTCGGTCGCCGAAGCCAATGCCATCCCAACAAGAAGAAGGACGACCATTTTCCATTGAGTAAAATTCATGTTACGAAAAAATGTCAATACAATTATGAAAATCAAAGCATAATGTTTTTCCGCCCGGAAGAAATTTGTTGCGCAAAGTTTTTTGATGGATAAAAATAAAGCCAGCGATGCTAAGTATGAAAAAGATAAGGCACATAATATTTTTTTGCACGGGTAACACCTGCCGTAGCCCTATGGCGGAGGGTATTGCCAGAAAAATTCTCGCCAAAAGGGGCGTTGCCGATGTGAAAGTGGAATCATACGGTCTTCTGGACCTTGGCAGTGTGCCGCCCGCATTTCCCGCGCAGATAGCATGCGCTGCTCATGGTATAAACATATCTGCCCACAGGTCGCAGAAAATAACCAAACAGGTGGCCGAAAAAGCCGACCTGATACTAACCATGGAACGCATGCATGTGGATTGGCTTATCGAAAATGTATCTGAAAAGCTTGCGAGAAAGGCTTTTCTCATAACCGAATTCGGGCGGTCCGACCATCCTGCCGGGGAGGAACCAATGGAAATACCCGACCCCGTGGACGAACCACAGAGAAGTTACAATAGGGTTTTCAAAATGCTTGAGAACGAAATCGAAAGAATAATAAGTTATCTTATAACTGAGGACAAAATTTGAATAAAAGAAGCTCTTAAAACTTGACAAAAAGATATAGGAATCTTAATATTCTTGCTTTTTTAAAACGGTGGGGTTAAACTAAACAAAGGAGAGAGCGATGAAGATAAGAATCGATGAGGAAACTTGCATTGCCTGTGGAATTTGTTCACAAATGTGTCCAGAGGCATTTGAGCCTCGCGAAGAGGACGGGATAGCAGTAGTAATAGCAAGCGAGGAGGAGCTTGACAATATCGAATGCGTCCAGGAGGCGATAGATAATTGCCCCACGGGCGCAATAATAGTTGAAGAATGATTAACCAAAAAAGTGATAGGGGCGTTTTCTCACAAGACTTCCTTGAACGCGTAGTAGAGGCAACTAACATAATTGCTATATACAGCAAATACACTACCTTAAAAAAATCTGGCAAAAACTATATGGGTTTGTGCCCGTTCCACCGTGAGAAGACGCCCAGTTTTTCTGTAGACCCCGATAGAGGACTTTTTTATTGTTTCGGCTGCGGAAAAGGCGGCAACATTTTCACCTTCCTTATGGAAAAGGAAGGTTTTTCTTTTTACGAAGCAGTAGAATACCTCGCCAAGCAAGCCGGAATTCCAGTTCCCAAGCGACGAGGAGCTTTATCTCGCAACGAAGCTCAAAACAGAGCAGTCGAGATAGCTTACGAATTTTTCAGGAAGCAACTGTTTTCACCGTCGGGCGAGAAAGCGCGAGATTACCTCTCCAAAAGAGGCATAAAATCACAGCTTATAAGAGAAGTAGGGATAGGCTTCGCCCCGGAGGGGTGGGATAACCTGTTGAAATACATAACGACACGAAGGCTGGATACAAAGCCTTTTGAGGAGGTTGGTCTGCTGGTGAGAAATCCTGAGACAGGCTCCGTTTACGACCGGTTTCGCAATGGTATAATATTCCCCATAAAAAGCGTTTCAGGGCGTGTGGTTGGTTTTGCCATGCGGACACTTGATGAGGACCCCGAAAAACCAAAATACATTAACAGCCCAGATTCTACGCTTTATCACAAGGGCAAAATCCTTTTTGGGCTTGATAGGGCAAAAAAAGCGATACGGCAAAAAGGGTTTGCTGTGATTGTTGAGGGTTACTTCGATGTGCTATCACTCTGGCAAGCGGGTATTGAGAATGTGGTTGCTGGCTGCGGGACTGCATTCACCACCGACCATGCCCAGGCGTTGCTGCGTTTCACCGATGAAGCTGTGCTTTTTTTCGACGGCGACGATGCTGGCCTTGCGGCAACATATCGTGCGCTTATTCCATTGCTTTCAAGCGGATTCATAGCAAAAATAGCAAGACCACCCGAAGGTCTCGACCCAGATGATTTGGCAAGAAAGTTTCCCAAGCAAAAAGTAGAGGAGATAGTCGGTAAAGCCACTGATTGGCTCGAATTCAGCGTAGAAATAGCAAGAAAAACTGAAGCTATCGAAACTGTCGAGGGGAAAATAAGGCTTGTGGATAGACTCGCAAAATACATAAACGCTATTGGTGACGAAATGACTAAAGCCCTTTACACGAAAAGGCTGGCGGAAAAATTTGAACTTAGCGAATCCTCTGTGGCAAAAAGAATAGCCAAATCCAAGGAAACAAAAACATTCGCCGAGATTGATACAGCAAGCAAGACCCCCGTTGTATCTGACAAATATGCCAAAATAGAGCTCGAGCTTATATCGATGATGATAGCCAACCCACTCGTAGGGGAAATTGTTGACGAGGAGCTTTTTGAGCTTTATCGTGGTGCTGTGAGAGTTCTTAAATCTCAGATAGATAGGCAGGGGTCGTGTTCCGCTGAAGCGTTAACCGATGTTCTTGAGGAAAAAGCGATGAGCTACATAACGAAAACTCTTTTGAGCCGTAAAAGCGCCCCCACACAAAAGGAGGCAGAGATAATTTTAAATCAACTGAGAAAAAGAAGATTGGAAAAAGAAAAAGAGAAATTATATTTATTAATGCGCGAAGCTCAAAAGGAGGGGGACACATCCAGAGCAGCGGAAAT harbors:
- a CDS encoding ferredoxin — translated: MKIRIDEETCIACGICSQMCPEAFEPREEDGIAVVIASEEELDNIECVQEAIDNCPTGAIIVEE
- a CDS encoding DNA primase, whose translation is MINQKSDRGVFSQDFLERVVEATNIIAIYSKYTTLKKSGKNYMGLCPFHREKTPSFSVDPDRGLFYCFGCGKGGNIFTFLMEKEGFSFYEAVEYLAKQAGIPVPKRRGALSRNEAQNRAVEIAYEFFRKQLFSPSGEKARDYLSKRGIKSQLIREVGIGFAPEGWDNLLKYITTRRLDTKPFEEVGLLVRNPETGSVYDRFRNGIIFPIKSVSGRVVGFAMRTLDEDPEKPKYINSPDSTLYHKGKILFGLDRAKKAIRQKGFAVIVEGYFDVLSLWQAGIENVVAGCGTAFTTDHAQALLRFTDEAVLFFDGDDAGLAATYRALIPLLSSGFIAKIARPPEGLDPDDLARKFPKQKVEEIVGKATDWLEFSVEIARKTEAIETVEGKIRLVDRLAKYINAIGDEMTKALYTKRLAEKFELSESSVAKRIAKSKETKTFAEIDTASKTPVVSDKYAKIELELISMMIANPLVGEIVDEELFELYRGAVRVLKSQIDRQGSCSAEALTDVLEEKAMSYITKTLLSRKSAPTQKEAEIILNQLRKRRLEKEKEKLYLLMREAQKEGDTSRAAEISNKIAIIQRKILELR
- a CDS encoding OmpA family protein, encoding MIFRWKIVFVFVAFLFLLFYGCAGKKELFIFRPVEIVEHSVKVDSRGFPENVTLYFCAEDFDPNKAVLIETVNDESDELDFTAVRAIKDTVGVLVFVEDYSGSMQALIGVADSIIKSVAEAFPRLKIGIVRFGKKAVWALPPTSGDKLKSIDLSKLPAPKPNGSSLAQGIFLALDSIPGKLGAIVVVSDASADAGFRLDDALWAAKLREIPMTILQIGGEVNPVLADITRQMDGFFLHSDDPYSLCDVLVGGWTIVYTPAVSDTDGSVHHVVLRWGAKKRIAQYKAPGTPKPKPVIVAKRDDVPIPHELIEGFRVPFLYPNNARLLRVGKAVLDSFIALLPKTNKPIKVVVEGYTCDIGNSRYNLDLSIRRAKVVANYLMRKSRTPLKFEVVGHGEDDPLVPNTSPENRRINRRVEVRVVPQSDEARMSKDGG